One Sodalinema gerasimenkoae IPPAS B-353 DNA segment encodes these proteins:
- a CDS encoding diguanylate cyclase — protein sequence MSLFLSLDPKTMMIMIVISSFLQAWVLIALGVVANQYKGISLYVVGTVMASLSFIIGLLTFSWEVPPLRFISNTFIIGSRVIWAIAIGQFLGRKTTKFTWAFLAATLLSSQIYHNYIATNYNERQFFMIPLNIIICAITISYILKSKHSYFYFTVYSLVVVFAADILLSSFRGLLILDGTTQSLVDASFANLLTFMTLFVIDFLRNCFFVLMVSQRMYSDLKLLSETDFLTQVLNRGAVTERINTNIKNRKNYPLSLILVDIDYFKKINDTYGHDVGDIVLKTVVSVLQAQLYPGDIIGRWGGEEFLIVLPNCSASDVRDRTESLRHTVEKTAIFDSTIPNQQIHCTLSLGVVTATQSKVTLNDLLKPADLALYEAKNSGRNQAQYIVFSR from the coding sequence ATGTCTCTATTTCTCTCCCTTGATCCAAAAACGATGATGATTATGATCGTCATCTCATCGTTTCTGCAAGCCTGGGTGCTTATTGCCCTGGGGGTTGTCGCCAATCAATATAAAGGGATTTCTCTCTATGTGGTAGGAACCGTCATGGCTTCCCTATCATTTATCATTGGACTATTGACGTTTAGCTGGGAAGTTCCCCCACTGAGATTTATCAGCAATACGTTTATCATTGGCTCGCGAGTAATTTGGGCGATCGCCATTGGTCAATTCTTGGGGAGAAAAACAACTAAATTCACTTGGGCTTTTCTAGCAGCAACGTTATTGAGTTCACAAATTTATCATAACTACATTGCCACGAATTATAATGAGCGTCAGTTTTTTATGATTCCTCTAAATATTATAATTTGTGCAATTACTATTAGCTACATCTTAAAATCCAAACATAGTTATTTTTATTTCACTGTTTATTCGCTGGTCGTTGTTTTTGCGGCGGACATTTTGCTTTCTTCTTTCAGGGGTTTATTGATACTCGATGGAACAACTCAAAGCCTCGTTGATGCTTCCTTTGCCAACTTGCTCACATTTATGACACTCTTTGTCATTGATTTTCTTCGCAATTGCTTTTTTGTTTTGATGGTCAGTCAGCGGATGTACTCAGATTTAAAATTATTATCTGAGACTGATTTTTTGACCCAAGTATTGAATCGAGGGGCTGTCACCGAGCGCATCAATACAAATATAAAAAACAGAAAAAATTACCCGTTAAGTTTAATTTTGGTTGATATTGACTATTTCAAAAAAATCAATGATACCTACGGTCATGACGTAGGAGATATCGTCCTAAAAACTGTGGTTAGCGTACTTCAGGCTCAATTGTATCCTGGGGACATCATCGGACGTTGGGGAGGGGAAGAATTTTTAATTGTTCTACCCAATTGTTCAGCATCGGATGTACGCGATCGCACTGAGTCGTTACGCCATACCGTTGAGAAAACGGCTATTTTTGACAGCACAATTCCAAATCAGCAGATACATTGTACCCTAAGTTTGGGAGTGGTCACCGCCACTCAATCAAAGGTGACTCTAAATGACCTCCTCAAACCAGCAGATTTGGCCCTCTATGAAGCTAAAAATAGCGGACGGAATCAGGCTCAATATATAGTCTTTAGCCGTTAA
- a CDS encoding NB-ARC domain-containing protein, protein MDRALAGRLGTFGAAVVVGAAASAIAPTSLPLIIAGTALSGVAGGIFANDLGAIDSQFGDPDLRNAHLTRAVGRAIAIVIETLAQDHQGRSRLALDALAQSARQHWSHIIADILGNQTPEGLFEDKLAETYFATAAENFEQMQALDTWQEWRPVVDALRPRARRWLRQSWRGRVRRWRSGGVYPLATLTPTLVDTLAQRLHEQFPKAIREVLKRDFAEGKEAFAGMVFDLLGNLTAGQQELAQQLAEWRQQTPSLSQAMADQLTVELQRLEGVMRQEGKETRDRVKQEHEETRNIIREIVKKPSPQIANPPSNLLRYRRTVPKFVGREVAIAQLSALFAQVDQVAIAAALSGMGGLGKTELAWQWAQQEYEAGNFPGGVVWLDMVAGNPGEQLVLFYQTEFALDIPAELTTVAQRLAYCWQHWPREGAVLLVLDDVVRERDGAKLSMFRPGGQFRVLWTTRERCTGVQDYRLDTLSDEAARELLTGYLEAARLEAEPEALTELLRWFDGLPLGLELAARYLALDEFLSIGEYLRGLHLTHDSLDAIVEMGYPLKFWQNWAIPYEKLSLNFLKLNSIASPSNSSNTA, encoded by the coding sequence ATGGATCGTGCGTTGGCGGGTCGCTTAGGAACCTTTGGCGCGGCGGTGGTGGTAGGGGCGGCGGCCAGTGCGATCGCCCCCACCAGTCTTCCCCTCATTATCGCTGGAACAGCCCTGTCTGGCGTAGCCGGGGGGATTTTTGCCAATGATTTGGGGGCGATCGATAGCCAGTTCGGAGATCCCGATTTACGCAATGCTCATTTGACGCGGGCCGTGGGACGGGCGATCGCCATCGTCATTGAAACCCTGGCCCAAGACCACCAGGGGCGATCGCGCTTGGCCCTAGACGCATTAGCCCAAAGCGCCCGCCAGCACTGGTCGCACATCATCGCAGATATCCTGGGAAATCAGACCCCAGAGGGGTTATTTGAAGACAAATTAGCCGAGACTTACTTTGCCACAGCAGCAGAGAACTTTGAACAGATGCAGGCCTTAGACACTTGGCAAGAATGGCGACCTGTTGTTGACGCCTTGCGACCTAGGGCGCGGCGCTGGCTGCGTCAATCCTGGCGGGGGCGAGTGCGGCGCTGGCGCTCTGGCGGGGTGTATCCCTTAGCCACCTTGACTCCGACTCTTGTGGATACCCTGGCTCAACGCTTGCATGAACAGTTCCCCAAAGCCATCCGGGAAGTGTTAAAGCGGGATTTTGCTGAAGGAAAAGAAGCCTTTGCGGGGATGGTGTTTGACCTACTGGGGAACTTAACCGCCGGTCAGCAGGAGTTGGCGCAACAGTTGGCGGAGTGGCGGCAACAAACCCCCTCCCTCTCCCAAGCCATGGCCGACCAACTGACCGTGGAATTGCAACGATTAGAAGGGGTGATGCGGCAGGAGGGGAAAGAAACCCGCGACAGGGTAAAACAGGAACATGAAGAAACCCGCAACATTATCCGGGAAATTGTCAAAAAACCAAGCCCCCAAATCGCCAACCCTCCCTCAAACCTTCTTCGCTACCGTCGCACCGTTCCCAAATTTGTCGGGCGGGAGGTGGCGATTGCCCAATTGAGCGCCTTGTTCGCCCAAGTCGATCAGGTGGCGATCGCGGCGGCGCTGTCGGGGATGGGGGGACTGGGGAAAACCGAGTTAGCCTGGCAATGGGCGCAGCAGGAATATGAGGCGGGGAATTTTCCCGGTGGAGTGGTCTGGTTGGACATGGTGGCGGGGAATCCGGGAGAGCAGTTAGTGCTGTTTTATCAGACCGAGTTTGCCCTAGACATCCCGGCGGAGTTGACGACGGTGGCGCAGCGGCTGGCCTATTGTTGGCAGCATTGGCCTCGGGAGGGGGCGGTGTTGTTGGTGTTGGATGATGTGGTGCGGGAGCGGGATGGGGCGAAGTTGTCCATGTTTCGTCCTGGGGGACAGTTTCGGGTGTTGTGGACGACGCGAGAACGGTGTACGGGGGTGCAAGATTACCGCTTGGATACGCTGTCCGATGAGGCGGCGCGGGAGTTGTTGACTGGCTACCTTGAGGCGGCGCGGTTGGAGGCGGAACCGGAGGCCCTGACAGAGTTGTTGCGCTGGTTTGACGGGTTGCCCTTGGGGTTGGAGTTGGCGGCGCGTTATTTGGCGTTGGATGAGTTTTTATCAATTGGGGAGTATCTGCGAGGGTTACATCTGACCCATGACTCCCTTGATGCAATAGTTGAGATGGGCTATCCCTTGAAATTCTGGCAGAACTGGGCTATTCCCTACGAAAAACTCAGCTTGAACTTCCTCAAGCTGAACTCGATCGCATCCCCCTCCAACAGCTCAAACACAGCCTAG
- a CDS encoding HpsJ family protein, whose amino-acid sequence MKSKESKTSLALASRGLKLAGTVLILITLLNFILLIVPPDAGSPSWWLNLTTQIIQQGIIPLIGVAALLAGIACEVVSGAATETDTWIQTTKKRTFRLSLILGLIFLILIPGHALAALVSSQQAIARIDREANESLEQIELQLQQQQQLYLGIIERDEDTETLLQDFLGDEPLNEEQLAQFQEFIENPDSIDRQIQTLRTSLVERVQARSSRAKERSRFGAWKSIARFGLTSIMLSTCYLNIAFLGRGMGKTAKRAKVKRRPATPPTPPKPKPKRAPGPPPSDDPPFLP is encoded by the coding sequence ATGAAGTCTAAAGAATCTAAGACCAGTCTAGCACTTGCCTCAAGAGGTCTCAAACTGGCAGGAACGGTTCTGATTCTGATTACCCTGCTCAACTTTATTTTACTGATTGTGCCCCCTGACGCGGGTAGTCCGAGCTGGTGGCTCAATCTAACGACACAAATCATTCAGCAGGGCATTATCCCTTTGATTGGAGTTGCCGCACTGCTGGCGGGAATTGCCTGTGAAGTGGTGAGTGGGGCAGCGACTGAGACCGATACCTGGATTCAAACCACCAAAAAGCGAACTTTTCGGCTGTCCTTAATTTTGGGGTTAATTTTTCTGATTCTCATTCCCGGTCATGCCCTAGCGGCGTTAGTCTCCAGTCAGCAAGCCATTGCTCGCATTGACCGAGAAGCCAACGAAAGTTTAGAACAAATTGAACTGCAATTGCAGCAGCAGCAGCAACTTTATCTCGGGATTATTGAACGTGATGAGGATACTGAAACCCTCTTACAGGATTTTCTGGGCGATGAACCGTTAAATGAGGAGCAGTTGGCTCAGTTTCAGGAGTTTATTGAAAATCCCGACAGTATTGACCGGCAAATCCAAACCTTGCGTACCAGTTTAGTCGAACGGGTCCAAGCTCGCAGCAGTCGGGCCAAAGAGCGATCGCGATTTGGGGCTTGGAAGTCCATCGCTCGCTTCGGCTTAACCAGTATCATGCTCTCAACCTGCTACCTCAATATCGCCTTCCTCGGCCGAGGGATGGGCAAAACCGCCAAACGCGCGAAAGTCAAACGTCGCCCTGCCACTCCTCCCACCCCTCCCAAACCCAAGCCAAAACGAGCGCCCGGGCCACCTCCCTCCGATGACCCCCCCTTTCTCCCCTAG
- a CDS encoding methyltransferase domain-containing protein, which produces MTNPFGQQIQDFYDASTELWEEVWGEHLHHGYYGDRNPRSLDRRQAQIDLIDRLLDWVQASGNAAPLNEQSQVLDVGCGVGGSSLHLWQKFHCRATGITLSPVQARRATERSQQAGASSSLGFLVADALGVPFADETFDWIWSLESGEHMPDKTRFLEECYRLLKPGGTLMLATWCHRPLDSGRLSAAEVEHLRQLYQVYHLPYVISLPDYDAIAEGIGFENVQTEDWSTAVAPFWDVVMDSALDPKVILGVLLSGWETIQGALAMNLMRDGYKSGLVRYGVLSGRKPLEA; this is translated from the coding sequence ATGACAAACCCCTTTGGACAGCAGATTCAGGACTTCTATGACGCTTCGACAGAACTCTGGGAGGAGGTTTGGGGCGAACACTTACACCATGGCTACTACGGCGATCGCAATCCCCGAAGCCTAGACCGACGACAGGCCCAGATTGACCTGATCGATCGCCTCCTGGACTGGGTACAGGCTAGCGGAAACGCGGCCCCTCTCAACGAACAGAGTCAAGTCCTCGATGTCGGCTGTGGCGTGGGTGGAAGTAGTCTCCACTTATGGCAGAAATTCCACTGTCGGGCCACGGGAATCACCCTCAGTCCCGTTCAGGCCCGCCGGGCCACCGAGCGATCGCAGCAAGCCGGGGCCAGCAGTTCCCTCGGCTTCCTAGTGGCCGACGCGTTGGGGGTTCCCTTTGCAGACGAAACGTTTGACTGGATCTGGTCCCTCGAAAGCGGCGAACATATGCCCGACAAAACCCGCTTTTTAGAGGAATGTTACCGTCTCCTCAAACCCGGTGGAACCCTGATGTTGGCCACCTGGTGTCATCGTCCCCTAGATTCCGGACGTTTGTCAGCGGCGGAAGTCGAGCATTTGCGGCAACTCTATCAGGTTTATCATTTACCCTATGTGATTTCCCTGCCTGACTATGACGCGATCGCCGAGGGGATTGGCTTTGAGAACGTACAAACCGAGGATTGGTCAACCGCCGTGGCCCCCTTCTGGGATGTCGTCATGGACTCCGCCTTAGATCCCAAGGTGATTTTGGGGGTTCTCTTATCCGGTTGGGAGACCATTCAGGGGGCTTTGGCCATGAATTTGATGCGAGATGGCTATAAGAGTGGGTTAGTCCGTTATGGGGTTCTCAGTGGCAGAAAACCCCTAGAAGCCTAA
- a CDS encoding homogentisate phytyltransferase yields the protein MESRSHPLATSFAQRLSALWRFSRPHTIIGTTLSVWGLFAISQAGSWPTSPEWRSLLWAWLACLGGNLYIVGLNQLEDIDIDRINKPTLPLASGEFSPRQGWTIVALSGLGAIALAWTQGQWLFATVAISLLIGTAYSIPPIRLKRFPFWASFCIFTVRGMIVNVGLFLHFQGGFPIIPEVWALTVFVLIFTFAIAIFKDIPDLEGDKRYQISTLTLRLGAPAVARLALITISICDLLMVVAGFTLLTDMNGPLLAAIHLLLLALLWFRRRTLDLGDRTSIAAFYQFIWKLFFLEYLVFPLTYVVVNS from the coding sequence ATGGAATCGCGATCGCACCCCTTAGCCACATCATTTGCACAACGACTTTCTGCCCTATGGCGGTTTAGTCGTCCCCATACCATTATCGGCACAACCCTCAGTGTTTGGGGGCTGTTTGCCATCAGCCAAGCGGGGTCGTGGCCCACCTCCCCGGAATGGCGATCGCTACTTTGGGCTTGGTTGGCCTGTTTAGGGGGAAACCTCTATATTGTGGGCTTAAATCAACTCGAAGACATCGATATTGATCGCATCAATAAGCCCACGTTACCCCTGGCCTCGGGAGAATTTAGCCCCCGCCAGGGATGGACGATTGTCGCCCTTTCGGGACTGGGGGCGATCGCCCTGGCTTGGACTCAAGGCCAATGGCTATTCGCGACGGTTGCCATTAGTTTACTCATCGGAACTGCCTATTCAATTCCCCCCATTCGTCTCAAACGCTTTCCCTTTTGGGCCTCATTTTGCATTTTTACCGTGCGCGGGATGATTGTAAACGTAGGGCTGTTCCTGCATTTTCAGGGCGGATTTCCCATTATTCCCGAAGTCTGGGCCTTAACGGTGTTTGTCCTCATCTTCACCTTTGCTATTGCTATTTTTAAGGATATTCCCGACTTAGAAGGAGACAAACGCTATCAAATTAGCACCCTAACCCTGCGTCTCGGGGCCCCAGCCGTCGCCCGCTTAGCCCTCATCACCATTTCTATCTGTGACCTCTTGATGGTGGTAGCTGGCTTTACCCTTCTCACCGACATGAATGGGCCACTTCTTGCGGCCATTCATTTGCTGTTGTTGGCCCTTTTGTGGTTCCGTCGTCGGACTTTGGACTTGGGCGATCGCACCTCCATCGCTGCCTTTTATCAATTTATTTGGAAGCTCTTTTTTCTGGAATATCTGGTGTTTCCTTTAACCTATGTTGTCGTTAATTCTTGA
- a CDS encoding serine/threonine phosphatase, which produces MIWFAILIPKADGGGMTLPVYLDPQRRYRPLKRPVLNDWGDIEVQVSDQTPAESPYYRSIAGESLRSIPDLAEPYIHPYCATNSALPRLHDAWENEQYAIVLLEDRSSLLPLIEGWQVKQSSKRQEVALQQLHWMYQMTDLWILLTELAGRPSLMQLDNLLLDDDDLLCLQRLHLETVDHEVSLKQLGETWSQLFRFSEMSPHLDIAQLIQRLQQGQIASPERLRSHLDQLLDSLQPQLVNEDEDDDDPTGWNFAEEDLTVTAPIIPTIQLTHAGQTDIGRQRRHNEDTFLLWLRQHQRETPNSRTESARGLYILCDGMGGHEGGDVASAIAIETVADRILPYWDEAFPEQWRINEAIAAANTAIYQLNQDQGRRGNRRMGTTLVMLLLDGNQAAIAHVGDSRLYRLTVSGGLELLTRDHELGQQSIAQGVDPALAYQTPQAYQLTQALGPRESVRPDIRFLPVLENTLFLLASDGLTDRSLVELHWKTHLKPYLAVSSNLNFAPQELIDLANQENGRDNITAVLVRAELKSL; this is translated from the coding sequence ATGATTTGGTTTGCTATCCTCATCCCTAAAGCTGACGGTGGCGGGATGACGCTTCCGGTTTATCTCGACCCCCAACGTCGCTATCGTCCTCTCAAACGTCCAGTTTTAAATGACTGGGGCGATATTGAGGTTCAGGTTTCTGATCAAACGCCAGCGGAGTCCCCCTACTATCGGTCTATAGCGGGGGAATCGCTACGGTCAATCCCCGATCTGGCCGAACCCTATATTCATCCCTATTGTGCGACTAACTCGGCCCTGCCACGACTCCATGATGCCTGGGAAAATGAGCAGTATGCCATCGTTCTCTTGGAGGATCGCTCGTCGTTGTTGCCTCTGATTGAGGGTTGGCAGGTGAAGCAATCCTCGAAACGCCAGGAGGTGGCGCTTCAGCAACTCCATTGGATGTATCAGATGACAGATTTATGGATATTGCTGACGGAGTTGGCGGGCCGCCCGAGTTTGATGCAATTGGATAATCTCCTGTTGGATGATGACGATCTGTTATGTTTGCAACGCCTCCATCTAGAAACGGTGGATCATGAGGTGTCGTTGAAACAGTTGGGAGAGACTTGGAGTCAGTTATTTCGCTTTTCTGAGATGTCACCTCATCTGGACATCGCCCAATTAATTCAACGGTTACAACAGGGACAGATTGCCTCGCCGGAACGGTTGCGATCGCACCTCGATCAGCTTTTGGATTCTCTACAACCCCAGTTGGTGAACGAGGATGAGGATGATGATGATCCCACGGGTTGGAATTTCGCCGAGGAAGATCTCACGGTCACGGCCCCGATTATCCCTACGATTCAATTGACTCATGCGGGACAGACGGATATCGGCCGCCAACGTCGTCATAATGAGGATACGTTTCTGTTGTGGTTACGACAACATCAACGGGAAACCCCCAATTCACGGACGGAGTCGGCGCGAGGCCTTTATATTCTTTGTGATGGGATGGGGGGCCATGAGGGGGGCGATGTGGCCAGTGCGATCGCCATTGAAACGGTGGCCGATCGCATTCTTCCCTATTGGGATGAGGCCTTCCCGGAACAATGGCGGATTAATGAGGCGATCGCGGCGGCGAATACGGCAATTTATCAGTTAAATCAGGATCAAGGCCGCCGGGGAAATCGCCGCATGGGAACAACTCTGGTGATGTTACTCCTCGATGGAAATCAGGCGGCGATCGCCCATGTGGGGGATTCTCGCCTCTATCGCTTGACGGTCTCGGGAGGGTTGGAACTGTTAACGCGCGATCATGAGTTGGGACAACAATCTATCGCCCAGGGGGTTGATCCGGCGCTGGCCTATCAAACCCCTCAAGCCTATCAACTCACCCAAGCCCTCGGGCCCCGGGAGTCGGTTCGGCCAGATATCCGCTTTTTACCGGTTCTGGAAAACACCCTGTTTCTGTTGGCGTCTGATGGCCTCACCGATCGCAGTTTGGTGGAACTCCATTGGAAAACTCACCTCAAACCCTATTTGGCGGTCTCATCGAATCTCAATTTTGCACCTCAGGAGTTGATTGATTTGGCGAATCAGGAAAATGGGCGGGATAATATTACGGCTGTTCTAGTTCGGGCGGAGTTGAAATCTCTTTAG
- a CDS encoding pseudouridine synthase — MSPFNVNVQYRYILFYKPYDVLCQFTDNSATPRATLKDYIPIPGVYSVGRLDRDSEGLLLLTNDGPLKHRLTDPKFAKPRTYWVQVERTPDEAALEALRRGVMIRGYTTRPAQVQRLPNPPDLPPRDPPIRYRKTVPTDWLEITLTEGRNRQVRRMTAAVGFPTLRLIRVRSLRLTLEGLQPGQWRELTPLEIQQVREDSKEQSSSSRSTP, encoded by the coding sequence GTGTCCCCTTTTAACGTGAATGTTCAGTATCGCTATATTCTCTTTTATAAGCCCTACGATGTGCTGTGTCAGTTTACCGACAACAGTGCCACTCCTCGCGCGACCTTAAAGGACTATATCCCGATTCCCGGGGTCTATTCTGTGGGTCGTCTCGATCGCGACAGTGAGGGCCTGCTGTTGTTAACTAATGATGGGCCGCTGAAGCATCGTCTGACGGACCCCAAGTTTGCCAAACCGCGCACCTATTGGGTACAAGTAGAACGGACTCCCGATGAGGCGGCCCTAGAAGCGTTACGTCGGGGGGTGATGATTCGCGGCTATACCACTCGTCCGGCCCAAGTCCAACGACTTCCCAATCCCCCTGATCTCCCGCCACGGGACCCACCGATTCGCTATCGTAAAACGGTTCCCACGGACTGGCTGGAAATCACCTTGACGGAAGGGCGCAATCGTCAAGTCCGGCGGATGACGGCGGCGGTTGGCTTTCCCACCTTACGCTTGATTCGGGTTCGCAGTCTCCGATTAACTCTGGAGGGCCTACAACCGGGACAATGGCGAGAGTTGACTCCCCTGGAAATTCAACAAGTGAGGGAAGATAGTAAGGAACAGTCGTCTTCGTCGCGATCAACACCCTGA
- the cofG gene encoding 7,8-didemethyl-8-hydroxy-5-deazariboflavin synthase subunit CofG, producing the protein MVKTVTYSPAYTLVPTYECFNRCSYCNFRREPGEDDWMSLARGREILQSLRDGVGPQVTEILILSGEVHPQHPRRGLWFQRIFNLCQLALSLGFLPHTNVGPLSEGEMASLKTVNVSMGLMLEQVTPKLLETFHRHAPSKQPERRILQLELAGKLRIPFTTGLLLGIGETTKDCQNSLMEIARIHHRWGHIQEVILQPHRLGQRQESAVEAFQLPQLPEVVALARDILPPEVTLQIPPNLVETPEILLACLAAGAQDLGGIGPRDEVNPDYPHWQCQRLHEILQPAGWQLRSRLPVYPQWESWVSGKPRSQLERIRQKSCQG; encoded by the coding sequence ATGGTGAAGACGGTAACCTATAGTCCGGCGTATACGTTGGTTCCCACCTATGAGTGTTTTAATCGCTGTAGTTATTGCAACTTTCGTCGGGAACCGGGAGAGGATGATTGGATGAGTTTGGCCCGGGGACGGGAGATTTTGCAGTCTTTGCGGGATGGAGTGGGGCCGCAGGTGACGGAGATTCTGATTCTCAGTGGTGAGGTTCATCCACAGCATCCGCGACGAGGCCTCTGGTTTCAACGGATTTTTAATCTCTGTCAGTTGGCCCTGTCTTTGGGCTTTCTGCCTCATACCAATGTTGGCCCTCTGAGTGAGGGGGAAATGGCGAGTTTGAAAACCGTCAATGTTTCGATGGGGTTGATGCTGGAACAGGTTACCCCCAAACTGCTAGAGACGTTTCACCGTCACGCGCCGAGTAAACAACCGGAACGGCGCATTTTACAGTTGGAACTGGCGGGTAAGTTGCGGATTCCTTTTACCACAGGATTGTTGTTGGGAATTGGTGAGACGACTAAGGATTGCCAGAATAGCTTGATGGAAATTGCCCGGATTCACCATCGCTGGGGCCATATCCAGGAGGTGATTCTGCAACCTCATCGTTTGGGCCAGCGTCAGGAGTCGGCGGTTGAGGCGTTTCAGTTGCCGCAACTTCCGGAGGTGGTGGCGTTGGCCCGGGATATTCTACCGCCAGAAGTAACGTTGCAGATTCCTCCGAATTTAGTGGAGACGCCTGAGATTCTCTTGGCTTGTCTGGCGGCTGGGGCCCAGGATTTGGGGGGGATTGGCCCCCGTGATGAGGTGAATCCAGATTATCCCCATTGGCAATGTCAACGGCTGCATGAGATTTTGCAACCGGCGGGTTGGCAGTTGCGTTCCCGTTTACCGGTGTATCCTCAGTGGGAATCTTGGGTGTCTGGGAAACCGCGATCGCAGCTTGAGAGAATTCGTCAAAAAAGTTGCCAGGGTTGA
- a CDS encoding SUMF1/EgtB/PvdO family nonheme iron enzyme, with product MSLVSQPSPTLALQEALIACRQATLDQVQSLGDRLYYSQAHPDFSPIGWHLGHIGFTEELWLLRHCAGRTPQQPQYHRLYAADGLPKQQRQQLPSLADTCDYLQQIRQQVLDYLPRAPLQDQARLWWFILQHESQHSETMAIVEALHQRSSLYRAHPAASTPLNPETIKIPAGAFLQGNSNENALDNEQPAFLNHLDEYHIDRYPVTCGQYRRFIEVGGYDNRDYWSAAGWQFIRHHTIRQPLYWPEADGSEFDHYPVCGVSWYEANAYANFVGKRLPTEAEWEKAASWNPQQHCHQPYPWGTDLPQPHHCNHHRLMGGITPVHAYQDHCSPWGIEDMLGNVWEWTSTTFDGYQGFEFFPYSGYSQSYFDGQHYGLRGGSWTTRPWALRNSFRNWYSPQVREVFAGFRLCRGEKGTGNRE from the coding sequence ATGTCACTCGTTTCCCAACCTTCCCCAACCCTGGCCCTCCAGGAAGCCCTCATCGCCTGTCGTCAAGCCACCCTAGATCAAGTTCAATCCCTGGGCGATCGCCTCTATTACTCCCAAGCCCATCCCGACTTTAGCCCCATCGGTTGGCATCTAGGACATATTGGCTTCACCGAAGAACTCTGGCTATTGCGTCATTGTGCCGGACGCACTCCCCAACAGCCCCAATATCATCGCCTCTATGCCGCCGATGGCCTACCCAAACAGCAACGGCAACAACTCCCCAGCCTCGCCGACACCTGCGATTATCTGCAACAGATTCGCCAACAGGTGTTAGATTATCTCCCTCGCGCCCCCCTCCAAGACCAAGCCCGCCTCTGGTGGTTTATCCTGCAACATGAAAGCCAACATAGTGAAACCATGGCGATCGTCGAGGCATTACATCAACGTAGCTCCCTCTATCGTGCTCATCCTGCCGCCTCGACCCCTCTCAACCCCGAAACCATCAAAATTCCCGCAGGAGCCTTTCTCCAGGGCAATAGCAACGAGAATGCCCTAGACAACGAACAGCCCGCCTTTCTCAACCATCTTGACGAGTATCATATTGACCGCTACCCCGTCACCTGTGGCCAATACCGTCGCTTTATCGAGGTGGGGGGCTACGACAACCGCGACTATTGGTCTGCCGCCGGTTGGCAGTTTATCCGCCACCATACCATCCGCCAACCCCTCTATTGGCCCGAGGCTGACGGGTCAGAGTTTGACCATTATCCCGTCTGTGGGGTGAGTTGGTATGAAGCCAACGCCTACGCCAACTTTGTCGGCAAACGACTCCCCACTGAAGCCGAATGGGAAAAGGCCGCTAGTTGGAATCCCCAGCAACATTGCCATCAGCCCTATCCTTGGGGCACGGACCTCCCCCAACCTCATCATTGCAATCATCATCGCCTCATGGGGGGCATCACGCCGGTTCATGCCTATCAGGATCATTGCAGTCCTTGGGGTATCGAGGATATGTTAGGGAATGTGTGGGAATGGACATCAACCACCTTTGATGGTTATCAGGGGTTTGAGTTCTTCCCCTATTCCGGGTATTCTCAAAGCTATTTTGATGGCCAGCATTATGGGTTACGGGGAGGAAGTTGGACCACTCGCCCCTGGGCCCTTCGTAATAGTTTCCGCAATTGGTATTCTCCTCAGGTTCGAGAGGTGTTTGCGGGGTTTCGGCTTTGTCGGGGGGAGAAGGGAACAGGGAACAGGGAATAG